In one Cercospora beticola chromosome 1, complete sequence genomic region, the following are encoded:
- a CDS encoding uncharacterized protein (BUSCO:EOG092618M2), which translates to MAGSDTSPRRAVRTPRALASIEPTTEPAQKKQRLRFEPGGPGGGGRYIDEQGNEMTRAEAVERGLISSAPRSRSRRPVGARPNIVAKAPKHRTSAATDGHTPSVTRPSMTTRPRRERPERYAPPPTTPRPRYSNAAAAAAASQASDGYKPREERSWDEFHPELDLAAGLMVFSADEVDGRTSKHDPKLQNLKLNGLEVNGDVDMQDASDDERSGRNGTPNRRRPGRPPRRPESMLSGLGSPPAPRIQPLATHNPKERLNLPKPSYRHYNHFLQYEEDQLQNKVNYVDRTMAGVGYQESDRFELPPNVLIRLAENQHVEDEADVSLRLASDGPAEVGLGHPVVGKVEYDMDEQDVAWLEELNEHRKAEELPAIKPAIFEITMTQIEKEYHALEKRIPKPQPRHAQTHRPRSSSQAAVNGDPNPPGDEPDSKCSICDDGDCENANAIIFCDGCDLAVHQECYGVPFIPEGQWFCRKCKEIGRGTPTCIFCPNVDGAFKQTSTLRWSHLLCAIWIPEVNIANMTFMEPIQDVDKVPKGRWKLSCYICNQKMGACIQCGNKNCYQAFHVTCARRARLFLKMKSQTQGGIDTSALKAFCDKHVPQEWRRNNDTDNATIEAKRWYKHAFKDRKWADSQTAALELGAPPTPDGGLGGDAHGTEDTIAVSKRRNKKDQKCSWRLASGAPVVPQVVYTTVEASLTRFTIRKKKEFVEKVCRYWTLKREARRGAALLKRLQLQLEGFSSMEVTRRSFAGMGAAGGPRLQRRIDFAEMLQKDMSFLKDLTAQVKQREELRLREVELLRELVDTVYFPIPPLLRPILLRAQKLDEKTRSFRTGFDMLAQRLRERYYTSVSDFSRDLSKIFAEALAAVGTSGEPSEADIEAIHNQLNEVKVGSAAHMALTQEQKDLKRLAKRIVKAVKEPLEAAMKKEAELRGLELEEQLRKLDSMGIFASATSKSGDADGAEEQDNVDTDMPDAGAVEQEVEPAIAKDSMLPFANDTHTPASKAASHASSNLNMSSKTRSDKPTTEPLSPPISRSSSRPSGAPASASGESSNANGENHDVFAQGGVPWYLEPFDPIGTTIHEERYTGRAVLRAMSEELSDMDEDTLGELAGMSTDATPNEKVNGGSHAASSSVSGSGTRARANSNRKKRPKRSHWSR; encoded by the exons ATGGCGGGCTCCGACACCTCTCCGCGACGCGCTGTTCGCACTCCACGCGCCCTAGCGTCAATCGAGCCCACCACGGAGCCcgcgcagaagaagcagcgatTGCGCTTCGAGCCAGGAGGaccaggcggaggaggacgtTACATCGATGAGCAGGGCAACGAGATGACACGCGCCGAAGCCGTCGAGCGCGGCCTCATCTCCAGCGCGCCAAGAAGTCGCTCGAGGAGGCCAGTAGGTGCGAGGCCTAACATAGTCGCCAAAGCGCCCAAGCATCGCACTTCGGCTGCTACAGATGGCCACACCCCTTCGGTAACGCGCCCGTCCATGACCACGAGACCGCGCCGCGAACGACCGGAACGATATGCCCCACCTCCGACCACACCACGCCCCCGATATAgcaatgctgcagctgcggcagCTGCCAGCCAGGCTAGCGATGGATACAAGCCGCGAGAAGAGAGGAGTTGGGATGAATTCCACCCAGAGCTTGATCTGGCAGCAGGGCTTATGGTCTTCTCCGCAGACGAGGTAGATGGGAGGACAAGCAAACATGATCCGAAGCTACAGAACTTGAAATTGAACGGACTGGAGGTCAATGGAGACGTAGATATGCAAGACGCCTCAGACGATGAGAGGTCCGGTCGAAATGGCACACCCAACAGACGCAGACCTGGACGGCCACCGAGGAGGCCAGAGTCCATGTTGAGCGGCCTAGGTTCTCCGCCAGCACCACGCATACAGCCACTGGCGACACACAATCCCAAGGAACGTCTTAATCTTCCGAAGCCGTCCTACAGACACTACAACCACTTTCTGCAATACGAGGAAGACCAATTACAAAACAAGGTCAACTACGTGGACCGCACGATGGCTGGTGTGGGATATCAAGAAAGTGATCGGTTCGAGCTGCCTCCGAACGTGCTGATACGCTTGGCCGAGAATCAACatgtggaagatgaagcagatgTCAGCTTGAGGTTAGCGAGCGATGGACCTGCGGAAGTCGGTTTGGGACATCCAGTTGTTGGCAAGGTGGAATATGACATGGACGAGCAGGATGTGGCTTGGCTGGAAGAGCTCAACGAACACCGCAAAGCCGAGGAGCTGCCAGCGATCAAGCCAGCAATCTTCGAAATCACCATGACTcagatcgagaaggaatACCATGCGCTCGAGAAGCGCATACCTAAGCCTCAGCCCCGGCACGCGCAGACGCATCGACCACGATCCAGTTCGCAAGCTGCAGTGAACGGAGATCCTAATCCCCCGGGAGATGAGCCGGATAGCAAATGCTCGATCTGTGACGATGGGGACTGCGAGAACGCCAATGCGATAATATTCTGTGACGGCTGTGACCTGGCAGTTCATCAGGAATGTTATGGCGTGCCTTTCATCCCGGAGGGGCAGTGGTTCTGTCGGAAGTGCAAGGAGATAGGTCGCGGCACTCCTACCTGCATCTTCTGCCCGAATGTGGACGGTGCCTTCAAACAGACGAGCACGTTACGCTGGAGCCATCTGTTGTGCGCCATCTGGATCCCTGAAGTAAACATTGCTAACATGACTTTTATGGAGCCGATCCAGGATGTCGACAAAGTGCCGAAAGGACGATGGAAATTGAGCTGCTATATTTGCAACCAGAAGATGGGCGCTTGCATTCAGTGCGGGAACAAGAATTGCTATCAGGCATTTCATGTTACTTGCGCTCGTCGGGCGAGATTATTCCTGAAGATGAAATCGCAGACTCAGGGCGGGATTGACACTAGTGCACTTAAAGCCTTTTGCGACAAGCATGTCCCGCAGGAATGGCGGCGCAACAACGACACTGACAATGCTACTATTGAGGCCAAGCGGTGGTACAAGCACGCTTTCAAGGACCGAAAGTGGGCAGATAGCCAGACGGCTGCTCTTGAACTTGGAGCCCCTCCCACACCAGACGGCGGTTTAGGGGGTGATGCGCACGGCACCGAAGACACTATTGCTGTCTCCAAGCGACGCAACAAGAAGGACCAGAAATGCAGTTGGCGTCTTGCTTCGGGCGCGCCGGTTGTGCCTCAGGTAGTCTACACCACAGTCGAAGCGAGTCTTACGCGCTTCACGattcgcaagaagaaggaattcGTTGAGAAAGTGTGCCGGTACTGGACACTGAAGCGAGAGGCAAGGCGTGGTGCAGCTCTGCTGAAACGGTTACAGCTGCAACTGGAAGGCTTCTCTAGTATGGAAGTCACACGTCGCAGCTTTGCCGGCAtgggtgctgctggtggtcCCAGGCTTCAGAGGCGTATCGATTTTGCTGAGATGTTGCAGAAAGACATGAGCTTCCTGAAAGATCTCACCGCTCAGGTCAAGCAACGAGAAGAACTTCGCCTGAGGGAGGTCGAGCTTTTGCGAGAACTGGTCGACACTGTATACTTTCCCATCCCTCCTCTGCTGCGGCCAATACTACTACGAGCACAGAA GTTGGACGAGAAGACGCGGTCTTTCCGAACAGGCTTCGACATGCTTGCGCAAAGGCTGCGAGAGCGTTACTACACTTCTGTATCTGACTTCTCCCGTGACCTGTCAAAAATCTTTGCAGAAGCTCTGGCAGCCGTCGGCACTTCTGGAGAGCCAAGTGAGGCTGACATTGAGGCTATTCACAACCAGCTGAATGAAGTCAAGGTCGGCAGTGCTGCACATATGGCTCTGACACAAGAACAAAAGGACCTGAAACGCCTCGCCAAACGAATCGTCAAGGCGGTCAAGGAGCCTTTGGAAGCGGCCATGAAGAAGGAAGCCGAATTGAGAGGCCTCGAACTGGAAGAACAGCTCAGGAAGCTGGACTCGATGGGGATCTTTGCTTCAGCGACATCCAAATCCGGCGACGCAGATG GTGCTGAAGAGCAAGACAATGTCGACACCGATATGCCAGATGCTGGAGCTGTGGAACAAGAGGTCGAGCCGGCCATCGCCAAGGACAGTATGCTTCCATTCGCCAACGATACCCACACACCAGCTTCGAAAGCTGCCAGCCATGCATCTTCCAACCTCAATATGTCGAGTAAGACTCGCAGCGACAAGCCGACGACCGAACCTTTGTCTCCGCCCATCTCGCGGTCCTCCTCACGCCCGTCAGGCGCACCCGCTTCTGCGAGCGGCGAGTCTAGCAATGCGAATGGCGAGAATCACGATGTCTTCGCTCAAGGCGGTGTTCCGTGGTACCTCGAGCCATTTGATCCCATCGGCACCACGATTCACGAGGAGCGATATACAGGCCGAGCCGTCTTACGTGCCATGTCCGAAGAACTCTCGGACATGGATGAGGATACTCTAGGGGAACTCGCAGGCATGAGCACGGATGCTACGCCGAATGAGAAGGTCAATGGTGGCTCTCATGCAGCGTCTTCATCTGTTTCGGGTTCTGGTACGAGGGCTCGAGCTAATAGCAATaggaagaagaggccgaAGCGTTCGCATTGGTCTCGTTGA